One part of the Mytilus trossulus isolate FHL-02 chromosome 11, PNRI_Mtr1.1.1.hap1, whole genome shotgun sequence genome encodes these proteins:
- the LOC134690922 gene encoding uncharacterized protein LOC134690922: MAVLRILWILLCFVAVVNSQICASEAKTEDPFQGKLEDERGYPKAEIDGAYEKLDRDTKSLIDKDAAEMASLSKLEFLPSVSQFSSSLCPHKFVTVYPRGWHFLSSSLGKCWILNRWWNTPLSYAVCSTKSCVGLPCPAKNYRCTPSNYKGYVAWTYCPGKGFSKRWFKLPQCCECQRFKC; the protein is encoded by the exons ATGGCTGTTCTAAGAATTTTG TGGATTCTGTTGTGTTTTGTTGCTGTTGTCAACAGTCAGATTTGTGCATCAGAGGCTAAAACTGAAGATCCATTTCAAGGAAAATTAGAAGATGAAAGGGGCTATCCAAA AGCTGAAATAGATGGTGCTTATGAGAAGTTAGACAGAGACACAAAATCACTGATCGATAAAGACGCCGCTGAAATGGCAAGTTTGAGTAAACTGGAATTTTTGCCGTCTGT ttcgCAATTTTCATCATCCCTTTGCCCTCACAAATTTGTCACAGTCTATCCAAGAGGATGGCATTTTCTAAGCAGTAGTCTAGGAAAGTGTTGGATTCTCAATAGATGGTGGAATACCCCACTGTCATACGCTGTGTGCTC AACAAAATCATGCGTAGGCTTACCTTGTCCTGCTAAAAACTACCGTTGTACACCATCGAACTACAAGGGCTATGTAGCTTGGACCTATTGTCCAGGAAAAGGATTCAGTAAAAGATGGTTTAAATTGCCTCAGTGTT
- the LOC134689618 gene encoding uncharacterized protein LOC134689618, whose product MKILRTLVFFCVLAYGFCQEEDQCDSQYNDDILAGFDFDDADKYPEGEIAGAERELSKQNARDYEQLKSDKDAAQSLISFNSKEPWIAPPQPAGASMCESKFRSLNIGKTFWYYGEKCYVLKPWWNTVFTAITYADCKPQYCKNVPCMSWMFPYRYKCVQSNYKIFNIWLYCPQPFPRIHRLQLKAPQCCECRKFKAPWIALEDLTKE is encoded by the exons ATGAAAATATTAAGAACATTG GTATTCTTCTGTGTCTTGGCATATGGCTTCTGCCAAGAAGAAGACCAATGTGATTCTCAGTATAATGATGATATTCTAGCAGGATTTGATTTCGATGATGCCGATAAATACCCTGA GGGTGAAATAGCTGGGGCGGAAAGAGAACTTTCTAAACAGAATGCAAGAGATTATGAGCAGTTAAAGAGTGACAAAGACGCTGCACAAAGCCTCATTTCTTTTAATTCCAAAGAGCCGTGGATCGCACCACc acAACCTGCTGGAGCATCGATGTGTGAGTCTAAGTtcagatcattgaatattggtAAAACATTTTGGTATTATGGGGAAAAGTGTTACGTGCTGAAACCCTGGTGGAATACTGTTTTTACAGCTATAACGTATGCTGACTGCAA ACCACAATATTGTAAGAATGTTCCTTGCATGTCCTGGATGTTCCCATACAGATATAAGTGTGTACAAAGCAACTATAAAATCTTCAACATTTGGCTTTACTGTCCACAACCATTCCCACGTATACACAGACTACAACTGAAAGCTCCACAATGTTGTGAATGCAGGAAATTCAAAGCACCTTGGATTGCATTGGAAGATTTAACCAAAGAGTAG